The Calypte anna isolate BGI_N300 chromosome 3, bCalAnn1_v1.p, whole genome shotgun sequence genome segment ctttttgccttttttttttttttttcccctccttctacccttcccctcccttctttctttttcattttttattcttcattttccttccccaccttttttccttctttctccgCTTGACTTTATTCtacttctcttctttctccttcgttttctttttattcttattttcctcccccttcttttctttcttcgtttctttttcttttcttcttactattctccttcttcctccttttcttctccttttcccacttcattttcttcttcttttcccgtttctttcccttcctctttacTCTCTTCgttttctttaccttttctccttctccctttcctttcccgCTATTCTCACAGCCCCACGGCCGCACCTTTCGCCCCCTGTAACAATGCCaaaattcccttttccctcctccccagcttcGATCCGGCGGGGCAGCCCCTGgccaccccaccccccccccgcGGGATGCGGGGATTTGCGGGATGCTGCCCCGCAGCAGGTGCCCGGCGGGGGTGGGAATGCGGGAAGGAGACCGCTCCTGCGGCAGGGCGggtgaattttttcctttaagcacgtagggacccctcccccaggaCCCTGTTCCCCCAGAGCAAGGCTGCGAGCTGACTGCACTCACGGGGTTGCGCAGTCGTTAATTAATTACCCGATCGTTAATTAATTATCGCGGTATTTATTACCACACGGCcgaggctgctgctctgctgcttctcccgAGCAGTCCCGAGTAGACCCGCAGCTGCCTCCCCCCCAGACTCTGGCTGCTCCCCTCACCGCTGCCCCGCTCCGCAGCCGGCGGATTTTCCGCGCTTCCCGACAGAGGGAGACAAAAGGTGAGCTCAGCCCGGGAGGAGCGAGGGGGGCTCGGAAGAGCCCAGGGTCCCCGGCAGCCGCCGCGACCCCGAGCCCTCGGGCCgcctggggatgctccagcGCTGGGGCTCCTCCGAGCAGCCCGGGGGGCTTCAGGAGCCCCTGCCCAGTTGCTGTGTCCCTGACTGGGGGCAACTTCCCTCCGGCTCTGGGCGAGCGGCTGCGGGCTGGGAAATCGCTCCTTCCGCAAGTGAGGGGGACCCCTCTATGCCCCGAAAATAATTGTCCCGTTGGATTaccagggcagggagcaggagaacCGGCTTCCTCGGCCGCCTTTCGATCGCCTCCTTCCCGCAGGACGCCGCTCCGCCCGAGGCTGAGGACGGAAAACTCATCGCCGTAGTGCTGCCTCgtggggaaggagggggcaaaggttgggggggaggggggagcaaAGATGAGGCTCCCATCCTTTTGAGATGCTCAGCTGCCTTTTAATCGATCCGATTTCTTTTCCCCACCGCCCACCCCCAGCACTCGGGCAGCACCGGCTGTCCCAGGGGCGCGCAGGGGTTGGATCCCACATCTTGGGACGGGCTGGggggcagggaagaggaggcGGCGGCCGGGTAGACACCCCCAGGGGGCTTTCCCCCCCATGCCCGTCTCCCCATAGATGCCGTGCCCTGGCATGAGATGCTGTTTGGATCTCCTGCCTTCGCGGCCTGCGCTGCTGGGGGGAGGCCGGAGTGATGGGCGCTGCACCTTCCCCGTCGCCGCCATCTCCCCCCGGAATCCCCGATTTAAGTCTGGGGAGAAGCGGGTTTTCGATGCGGCTGCAGAGGCGATACAGGCGCTGACAGCGAGGCGgtttctccccttctctttcccccaTTCCTCAACACTTTGAGGAGACACAAAACACTCCCCATCTTTCCACCCACCATTCttggggagaaagggagggggaacTCTACAAACTCCCCTAAACActcgcccccccctccccccccccccccccccccctcgaGGCTGCCTCTCTGCCTTACTATTGGGGTAGGCAACCGGCCGACCTCGCTGCTTTTCTCGTGGGCGGCAGCAGGTTTGCAGAGGAAGGTGCtcgccccccctccccccaaacacacacacacccccgcTGCTGGCGACTGCCCCCAAAACCATCCCGatcctcccctccccagagTCCACGGCTATGCCCCCGCCCGTGGGTGCCAGCCCCGCGGCTGCCGTCGGAGCTGGAGGCGGCGCAGGGGCCGCGTTCCGCGTGGGAACGGGAGGGGGATACGGGGACCCCCCATGGCCAGCCCCAATTCGCATCCCTAAAGCGATCCCGGGGGacaggggatggaggggggggatCGTCACGCAGGGATTTCTCCGCCGGGGCGGGCGGACGGTGCCgaccccccccttcccccgtACTCCCCCCTCCCAGGCGGGGAGCGGCGACCGCGGCCATTTAGGAGCGGGGCGGGAGGCAGTGGGCGGCCCCGGCTGCACCGTGACGGCCGAGATTGACGTGTTTCCCACGTCAAATTGATCCCAAGTAGCGGCGGGGGCTCCCCGCCAGCGGGGCAACCGGCTCGCTGCCTCCAGGACACCCCCGCCGCCGGCTCCCGCCCTGCCCGCCCGCCCTCCGCCGCTCCCCGGGTCCCTCTATGCCGGGCCGGGGCTGCGGGGCGGCGGGCAGGCAGTGCCCCCTCCCCGGGCCGAGCGGGGCTCCCCCGGCGCCGGGCGATGGGTAAGCGAGGGCGGCTGCggcggggaggaggaggagggctcCGGGACAGGCTCGGCGGAGCTGCTTGGAGGAATGGGGttagggggaggagggagacaCCGGGACGGACGCCCCCGGCACAGCCGAGCGGCTCTGCGGGACGGGGTGGCGGCGGGCAGGGGTCTGGAGCGACGGGCCCGGTCGGGAAGGCTCTCGGGTTTCCCCGTCCTCCCGCTGCCTGTCTACTCCTTTGCTTGCTCTCTTCTTTCGGTTCTTTCTTCTTTCGGTTCTTTCTCCCggtctctttctctctctctctctctcttctttttttttctttcttcgtcttctttttctcctgtccttttcctcctcgttttttggtctttgtttccccttcctttcccttcctttcccttcctttcccttcctttcccttcctttcccttcctttcccttcctttcccttcctttcccttcctttcccttccttcccttcctttcccttcctttccttcctttcccttcctttcccttcctttcccttcctttcccttcctttcccttcctttcccttcctttcccttcctttcccttcctttcccttcctttcccttcctttcccttcctcattttttttctcttgtttcctttctcttctccttatTCTATCTTTTATTCTtccatctcctttccttctcctttccactTTCCTTCAACAgttcttctttcctccccctcttcctttccatttccatcCTTTTCGTTTCTCCCTTTTTTAGTTCCTTCctttctttgatatttttcctttcctccttttccctccattttttttttcttaccctttttctcgcctctttttgtttatttatttgtttttcctttcctccctacCGCTTCACCTCCCGGACTTACGCCGCCCGGGGCATCCCTCGGGGGGCACCGCCACTTGTGcgtccccatccctccctccgccgggccccccccccccgaaccCGTACCCCCCGGTAAGGcgctgtgccccccccccctcccctttcccccctctcaGAGCACACCTACGGGGAGGTGAACCAGCTGGGAGGTGTTTTTGTCAACGGGCGACCGCTGCCCAACGCCATCCGGCTGCGGATCGTGGAGCTGGCCCAGCTGGGGATCCGGCCCTGCGACATCAGCCGCCAGCTCCGCGTCTCCCACGGCTGCGTCAGCAAGATCCTGGCCCGCTACAACGAGACGGGCTCCATCCTCCCCGGGGCCATCGGCGGCAGCAAGCCGCGGGTCACCACTCCCAACGTGGTCAAACACATCCGTGACTACAAGCAAGGCGACCCGGGCATCTTCGCCTGGGAGATCCGCGACCGGCTGCTGGCCGACGGCGTCTGCGACAAATACAACGTCCCCTCCGTCAGCTCCATCAGCAGGATCCTGCGCAACAAAATCGGCAGCCTCTCCCAGCCCGGCCCTTACGACGGCGGCGGCAAGCAACCCCCCCCGCAACCCGCCCTGCCCTACAACCACATCTACCAGTACCCCTACCCCGGCCCCATGGCCTCGCCAGCCGCCAAGATGGGGGGACACCCCGCGGCACCCGTGGCCGCAGCCCACGTCAGCCTGCCCCGCTCCTGGCCCTCGGCGCACTCCGTCACCAACATCCTGGGCATCCGCACCTTCGTGGAGCAGACGGGTGGGTACAGGGATCGCCCCTTTCCCGCACTTCATTCGTGGTGTTTCTAtttcgtgtgtgtgtgtgtgtgcgtgagCTCGCGTGTTTTTTTTCTcgttttctttctcttttttgatCGCCGCACCCCGCTCGGGAAGACGGGGCGGCGGGGGCCCAGATGCAGCGAGGCTCAGACATCTTGaactttttatgaaaaatgtggaaaatattttcgGAGGAGGGATGATAGATTGCCGACCGCAAATTCGGAGCCCTGaattttccctctgcagagggagggggggataTAAAAAAGGGAAGCGGTggtaaaaaggagaaaacaaaataaggggcgggggggggaagaggaagaaatgaggCACGGAGCTCTACGGGTTGCCCCCCTGGAGAAATTTCCCTGGTTTGTTTAAAAGCCAAGGCGAGGAGGAGGAACCGAGGAGCGTCGGGGCAGCGGGAGGTTAGGGGAGCACCGGGCCCGCTGCCCCGCCGGTTTCGGGGAGCATGtggtgaaggagaaggaggggaaaggagggcgAGTCCTTTTATCCTTCCAAAAGCCGGAGTAAATCAACCGCATGCGTTTTCCCTCCGCGCAAtcatttatctttaaaattccGATGTCATTTTTATAAATCTCCTTCGTCAGAAGAGAAATGTGGCCTCCTAAATTATCGAGAGCATGGAAATGATGGGGGGAGGCGGAGAGCCGGGTTTAGGGACacggacacacacacacacacacacacacacactgcagcctctgccccCGTTGTGCTACCAAACCGGAGTACACCTAATTTCGGTAGCCAGGACCGAGCCTTTCCCGGCTCGTCCCGCTGCCAGGGAGGAGCGGGTTGTGTCCCCGGGAAGCTGGGAGGCGAATatgtgtgtcccccccctgcGCCCCGTCGGTTTCATATGAACAGGCCTTTGCACAGACATATTCTCTCCCCTGTTTCACCCCAATCTCTGCTCCGGGGGACAAAACGTGCTCGTTCCGGGGAGTGGGCGAGG includes the following:
- the PAX1 gene encoding paired box protein Pax-1, with the protein product MEHTYGEVNQLGGVFVNGRPLPNAIRLRIVELAQLGIRPCDISRQLRVSHGCVSKILARYNETGSILPGAIGGSKPRVTTPNVVKHIRDYKQGDPGIFAWEIRDRLLADGVCDKYNVPSVSSISRILRNKIGSLSQPGPYDGGGKQPPPQPALPYNHIYQYPYPGPMASPAAKMGGHPAAPVAAAHVSLPRSWPSAHSVTNILGIRTFVEQTGALSGTEGAAYPPKMEDWPSVNRTAFPPGQTVNGIDKAAVEGDIKYPQHAPGLSSVGTFLPACAYPPSNQHGVYGGPAGGYITPGHPWQPQGSPLAHPGTGVAMHSGDLATAMGFKQPGREVVDRKSASPAGKSPDALSTLHGLSIPASSS